Proteins encoded together in one Bombus vancouverensis nearcticus unplaced genomic scaffold, iyBomVanc1_principal scaffold0066, whole genome shotgun sequence window:
- the LOC143304945 gene encoding omega-amidase NIT2-A-like, with product MPEIEGDKLYNTCTIWGPDGTLIARHRKVHLFDIDIPNKITFRESDSLSPGNSLTTFDVKGCKIGIGICYDIRFEEMARIYRNKGCQMLIYPAAFNMTTGPLLWSLLQRFRANDNQLYVACISPARVP from the exons atgcctgaaatagagggcgataaattgtacaatacctgtactatttggggtcccgatggaactttgatagcaagacaccgaaag gtacatctattcgacatcgacattcctaataagattacttttcgagagagtgattcactcagtcctggtaactccctaacgacgttcgatgtgaagggctgcaaaataggtattggcatttgctatgatattagattcgaggaaatggcacgcatttatcggaacaaag gttgccaaatgctgatatatccagcggcattcaatatgaccactggaccactgctctggtcattacttcagcgtttcagagcgaatgataatcaattatacgttgcctgcatatcaccggctcgtgttccttaa